The following are from one region of the Moritella sp. 24 genome:
- a CDS encoding YeeE/YedE thiosulfate transporter family protein: MLFFITLVLIACLGYLAQTTGLCMVKGMNQAVKRKPMFLVAILLSGSFAWLPLLIANFSVERNMFISYEATWFSAVGGLIFGFGAAINHGCGVSTVSRLARGDIAMLATILGWLAGWVLLASFISKVESHVYILPQYMHFIGGALLSILLVIALFRFNKENQKLWLSMLSIGMVASIIFLYERHWTPSGLLKDISLFVWYGNERTWPSVERFLLIFSLILGMLIAAIVTRSFVFKWFTIRLVARHLLAGVLMGIGAVLASGGNDTQLLLALPAFSPAGLVAVVFMLFGIYLGGIVSKIVDLKGR; encoded by the coding sequence GTGTTATTTTTTATTACGCTTGTGTTAATTGCTTGTCTTGGTTATTTAGCGCAAACAACTGGCTTATGTATGGTCAAAGGTATGAATCAAGCAGTGAAAAGAAAGCCCATGTTTTTAGTCGCGATCTTACTTAGCGGTTCCTTTGCATGGCTACCTTTATTGATCGCTAATTTTAGTGTTGAAAGAAATATGTTTATATCATACGAGGCAACTTGGTTCTCAGCTGTCGGGGGGCTTATTTTTGGTTTTGGAGCCGCGATAAACCATGGTTGTGGCGTATCTACGGTCAGTCGTTTAGCACGTGGAGATATTGCCATGTTAGCGACTATTTTGGGCTGGTTAGCAGGTTGGGTTTTACTGGCTTCATTTATTTCTAAAGTCGAAAGTCATGTTTATATTTTACCTCAATATATGCATTTTATTGGTGGTGCTCTACTGTCGATATTATTAGTAATTGCCTTATTTCGATTTAACAAAGAAAATCAAAAGCTATGGTTATCGATGTTAAGCATTGGCATGGTGGCAAGTATTATATTTTTGTATGAACGTCACTGGACACCGAGTGGATTACTGAAAGATATTAGCTTGTTTGTGTGGTATGGAAATGAACGAACTTGGCCGTCAGTAGAGCGATTTTTATTGATATTTAGCTTAATCTTGGGGATGCTTATTGCAGCTATCGTTACTCGTTCGTTTGTTTTTAAGTGGTTTACAATCAGGCTGGTTGCTAGGCACTTATTAGCAGGTGTATTGATGGGCATAGGCGCTGTATTGGCCAGTGGCGGTAACGATACGCAGTTGTTATTAGCCTTGCCCGCATTTTCACCAGCAGGCTTGGTTGCTGTGGTTTTTATGCTGTTCGGGATTTATTTAGGTGGTATTGTTTCTAAGATCGTCGATTTGAAAGGTAGGTAA
- a CDS encoding DNA polymerase, protein MLIKENNTIEVKSKLQTACIFAKAKHAQKCAPSMGVIKDKRLSELINEYDGNGLPSIELAEKLDPYTNKEDVLGTSDDIGYIESCVKRYLRGIPIHLGRLIKCQEKLKFYEKVHEKLIDQKVISVDGCDIAVSNLHQFLAPSDWIRWPKCQNGELVTDVDELKNIPIPLARKLYQALTFAWSKNLLKFNVNHKGRHYEYCNPFAASSGREATKGCSFVYLPCDLRHYLLYPKKGNQIFILDFCSQEPACLAAMCGDSELWEAYQRGDLYEALKARDSLFTDLSRKTFKVLCISHLYGITPSGISKTFGVTKDTAVLWDRTLRKIMHKVNAYLDSKVKQAFKQGYADVFGFRRTVAADTRTSSIRNFFVQAVCAYMLRKICLKLEQLNIPLIFSIHDCFAIEVSANDKETKPLVAQVMADVSESILGQGYRLRSDCEYHKKNIN, encoded by the coding sequence ATGTTAATTAAAGAAAACAATACTATTGAGGTTAAATCAAAACTTCAAACAGCCTGTATCTTTGCTAAGGCTAAGCATGCACAAAAGTGTGCCCCATCAATGGGGGTCATTAAAGATAAGCGCTTAAGCGAGTTGATCAACGAATATGACGGGAATGGATTACCGTCAATTGAGTTAGCGGAGAAACTAGATCCATATACGAACAAGGAAGACGTTTTAGGTACTAGTGATGACATTGGTTATATAGAAAGCTGCGTTAAACGTTACTTGAGAGGCATTCCAATACATCTCGGGAGGTTAATAAAATGTCAGGAAAAGCTAAAATTTTATGAAAAAGTGCATGAAAAACTAATTGACCAAAAAGTAATTTCTGTTGACGGCTGCGACATTGCGGTTAGCAATCTTCACCAATTTTTAGCACCGTCGGATTGGATCCGCTGGCCTAAATGTCAAAATGGGGAGTTAGTTACTGATGTAGATGAACTTAAAAATATACCCATTCCATTAGCCCGTAAATTATATCAAGCGCTAACCTTTGCATGGAGTAAGAACCTACTCAAGTTTAATGTAAACCATAAAGGTCGACATTATGAGTATTGTAATCCGTTTGCTGCGAGTAGTGGTAGAGAAGCGACAAAAGGTTGTTCTTTTGTCTATTTACCTTGTGATTTACGTCATTATCTTCTGTATCCCAAGAAAGGAAATCAGATCTTCATACTTGATTTCTGTTCTCAGGAACCTGCTTGCTTAGCTGCTATGTGTGGTGATAGTGAGCTTTGGGAAGCTTACCAGCGTGGGGACTTATACGAGGCATTAAAAGCTAGAGATAGTTTGTTCACAGATCTTAGTCGAAAGACATTCAAAGTTCTGTGTATTAGCCACCTCTACGGTATTACACCTAGTGGCATTTCTAAGACATTTGGAGTCACTAAAGATACCGCTGTTCTATGGGACCGCACCCTTCGTAAAATAATGCACAAAGTGAATGCCTATCTTGATAGCAAAGTTAAACAAGCTTTTAAGCAAGGTTACGCTGACGTGTTCGGGTTTCGCCGTACAGTCGCAGCCGACACAAGAACGTCATCAATTCGTAATTTTTTTGTGCAAGCCGTATGTGCTTACATGCTAAGAAAAATATGCTTGAAACTAGAGCAACTCAACATCCCCCTTATTTTTTCTATTCATGACTGCTTTGCAATCGAAGTTTCAGCCAATGACAAAGAGACTAAGCCACTTGTAGCCCAAGTAATGGCTGATGTGTCTGAATCAATCTTAGGGCAAGGATACAGATTACGTAGCGACTGTGAATATCACAAAAAGAATATTAATTAA